One genomic segment of Paenibacillus durus includes these proteins:
- a CDS encoding PDDEXK family nuclease: MVSTKRKTTDEFFREVEELTGGEYVFFGEYRNNKTKMQAKHSVCGRVFFISPHRFLAAYKERKGGCPDCTMQRVVNARRGDPAEQNARIQEALGDDYVLLSSYVNSRTKVSVKHLVCGTSFSATPNNILSKGSRCPGCKISKGEDAIRKHLESIDVTFAREYRTPDCKHINTLPFDFAVFGEGHVVLLIEFDGEQHFEQKDFFGGRPALLARKRNDRIKNEYCSRSRTPLLRIPYWKFDQIPELINSYLLDSMAIPSEAC; encoded by the coding sequence ATGGTAAGTACGAAACGTAAAACTACGGATGAGTTCTTCCGAGAAGTTGAAGAACTAACCGGTGGAGAATACGTATTCTTCGGGGAATACAGAAACAACAAAACTAAAATGCAAGCAAAACACTCTGTATGCGGCAGAGTGTTTTTTATTAGCCCACACAGGTTCTTAGCAGCGTACAAAGAACGTAAGGGCGGCTGCCCAGACTGCACTATGCAGCGAGTAGTTAACGCGAGAAGAGGCGACCCAGCAGAGCAGAACGCCAGGATACAGGAAGCCCTCGGAGACGATTATGTCCTACTCAGTAGCTACGTAAATTCACGCACTAAGGTATCCGTCAAACACCTAGTATGTGGGACGTCGTTTAGTGCGACTCCTAATAATATTCTTTCAAAGGGAAGTCGATGTCCTGGCTGCAAAATCTCAAAAGGAGAGGACGCGATTCGCAAGCATCTTGAGTCCATTGACGTTACTTTCGCAAGAGAGTACAGGACTCCTGACTGCAAACACATAAACACCCTGCCTTTCGATTTCGCGGTGTTTGGAGAGGGGCACGTCGTCCTTTTGATTGAATTTGACGGGGAACAACACTTCGAGCAGAAAGACTTTTTCGGAGGGAGACCCGCCTTACTAGCACGTAAGAGGAACGATAGGATAAAGAATGAGTATTGCAGCAGAAGCCGCACACCGCTGTTGCGAATTCCTTATTGGAAGTTTGATCAAATCCCCGAATTAATTAACTCGTACTTATTAGATAGTATGGCAATACCGAGCGAAGCCTGTTGA
- a CDS encoding phage tail tape measure protein yields MPEEVITIDTAATDVGAIKAVITADISQYTAGVEQAKKKAAELGHSAHQAEASFMGLNMALKDVGASSAQITRINDALRRSNPELLRKQIAAVTDEMRKLGASAAEIDKVAKEIEKNALATNRTANEVKALGAAYIGLAVAMAAIITKSVQTAATFEQAMAKVKAITQATGAEFEKLREQAIQLGASTVFSASQAADAAALLAQAGFKTKDVMTALPGVLSLAAAGQMDLAQTASIAASVLNGFRLETEETGRVVDVLAKASIDSNADISDLGKQQCPVAKKLAA; encoded by the coding sequence TTGCCCGAAGAGGTGATTACGATAGATACCGCAGCAACAGACGTCGGAGCGATAAAGGCCGTCATAACCGCAGACATTTCGCAATACACGGCTGGCGTAGAGCAGGCAAAGAAGAAGGCTGCAGAACTCGGACACTCCGCGCACCAGGCGGAAGCATCGTTTATGGGCTTGAATATGGCGCTCAAAGACGTTGGTGCGTCGTCCGCTCAGATTACGCGAATTAACGACGCTCTCCGCCGGTCGAACCCGGAACTACTCCGTAAACAAATCGCAGCCGTTACGGACGAGATGCGTAAGCTTGGGGCAAGTGCAGCGGAGATCGATAAAGTCGCTAAGGAAATCGAAAAGAACGCACTCGCCACGAACCGGACAGCGAACGAGGTTAAAGCGTTAGGCGCGGCCTATATCGGACTTGCCGTTGCGATGGCTGCGATTATTACGAAGTCCGTCCAGACGGCGGCGACGTTCGAGCAGGCGATGGCGAAGGTTAAGGCGATTACGCAGGCGACCGGAGCCGAGTTCGAGAAGTTACGGGAACAAGCGATACAACTCGGAGCGTCAACGGTATTTAGCGCGAGTCAAGCGGCAGATGCGGCCGCTCTCCTCGCACAAGCCGGATTTAAAACGAAAGACGTTATGACGGCGCTGCCTGGCGTATTATCGCTCGCAGCCGCCGGTCAGATGGACCTCGCGCAGACGGCCAGCATCGCGGCAAGCGTACTGAACGGATTCCGGCTAGAGACGGAAGAAACAGGACGCGTAGTTGACGTATTGGCGAAAGCGTCGATTGACTCGAACGCGGATATATCAGACCTGGGTAAACAGCAATGCCCGGTTGCGAAGAAACTCGCAGCATAA